One part of the Thiomicrospira cyclica ALM1 genome encodes these proteins:
- a CDS encoding Sua5/YciO/YrdC/YwlC family protein, whose amino-acid sequence MLPTVFAYPTEAVYGLGCNPLDEQAVLEILRLKQRPVEKGLILVAADMTALKKFADVFNPQWSDKLQQAWSDTQRAVTWVVPKTLSCPNWISGQHQSVAVRVSHHPLVKTLAQAMPDGVLVSTSANPAAFVPARSETEVIAYFGADLPCISGELGGLTQPSEIWDAQTLARLR is encoded by the coding sequence TTGTTACCTACTGTATTTGCTTACCCTACTGAAGCCGTTTATGGATTAGGTTGTAATCCACTAGACGAGCAAGCCGTGCTAGAAATATTGCGTTTAAAACAGCGTCCAGTTGAAAAGGGATTAATTTTAGTTGCAGCAGATATGACTGCTTTAAAGAAATTCGCTGATGTTTTTAATCCGCAATGGTCAGACAAGTTGCAGCAGGCCTGGTCAGACACACAACGGGCGGTTACTTGGGTGGTACCTAAAACACTATCCTGTCCTAACTGGATTAGCGGTCAACATCAAAGTGTTGCGGTGCGTGTTTCTCATCACCCTTTAGTAAAAACCCTGGCACAAGCGATGCCGGATGGTGTGTTAGTTTCAACATCGGCTAATCCGGCGGCGTTTGTGCCTGCACGAAGTGAAACAGAAGTTATCGCTTATTTTGGTGCTGATTTACCTTGTATATCTGGTGAATTAGGTGGCTTAACTCAGCCATCAGAAATTTGGGATGCGCAGACATTAGCACGGCTGCGTTAA
- a CDS encoding hydrogen peroxide-inducible genes activator encodes MTLNELKYILAVAKERHFRKAAELCYVSQPTLSIAIKKIEEELGITIFERQKSDILITPIGEKIIALAEEINQKTNLIKDLARQTQNKDITEIKLGAIFTIGPYIIPKLISEFQKTHPSIQFIIQENYTEELIKKLHLGELDFVILSLPFDEPNIETRLIYKEPFVITLSNKNPLAKKASLTITDLAEEKLLLLGEKHCFRNQVLASLPQQQIEHRLQKTLESSSIETIRFMVASNAGISILPCSSVNNYDDKLLTIREFSQYQPERDVVLAWRKSYGHQAAIDCMLHTLKNINLNCTYK; translated from the coding sequence ATGACCCTCAATGAACTCAAATACATTCTAGCTGTCGCTAAAGAACGTCATTTTCGCAAAGCAGCTGAACTATGCTATGTGAGTCAACCTACCCTAAGCATCGCGATAAAAAAAATAGAAGAAGAACTTGGAATCACTATTTTTGAAAGACAAAAAAGTGATATCTTAATAACACCTATAGGTGAAAAAATCATTGCATTAGCTGAAGAAATCAATCAAAAAACTAACCTTATAAAGGATTTAGCTAGGCAAACACAAAATAAAGATATTACTGAAATTAAACTCGGAGCTATTTTTACTATAGGTCCATATATCATTCCAAAACTTATTTCAGAATTTCAAAAAACACATCCAAGTATTCAATTCATTATCCAAGAAAACTACACTGAGGAATTAATCAAAAAACTTCACCTTGGTGAACTCGACTTTGTAATTTTATCATTGCCATTTGATGAACCAAATATTGAAACAAGACTTATTTACAAAGAACCATTTGTGATCACGCTATCAAACAAAAACCCATTAGCAAAAAAAGCGAGTCTAACTATTACAGACCTTGCGGAAGAAAAATTACTACTACTTGGTGAAAAACATTGTTTTAGAAACCAAGTATTAGCAAGTCTGCCACAACAACAAATTGAACACCGTTTACAAAAAACTTTAGAAAGTAGCTCTATCGAAACAATTCGATTTATGGTGGCTTCAAATGCTGGCATTAGTATTTTACCTTGTAGCTCAGTTAATAATTATGATGATAAATTACTAACCATTCGTGAATTTAGTCAATATCAACCAGAACGTGATGTTGTTTTAGCTTGGCGAAAAAGCTATGGACACCAAGCTGCTATTGATTGCATGCTTCATACTTTAAAAAATATTAATTTAAACTGTACCTATAAATAA
- the mnmE gene encoding tRNA uridine-5-carboxymethylaminomethyl(34) synthesis GTPase MnmE — MTLILTNQLKQNSDTIVALATPPGRGGVGIVRVSGPASEQIAQQMLGCLPEIKKAHYGAFYAQNGDILDQGIALRFKAPHSFTGEDVLELQGHGGPIIMQWLIEKIIALGARPARPGEFSQQAFLNDKLDLTQAEAIADIISATSAQAAKSALRSLQGDFSKAIEHMVEQLIRLRLYVEAAIDFPEEEIDFLSDSHIQQQLDLVKQQLTLVLEQAQQGALLREGMSVVILGQPNAGKSSLLNALSGEETAIVTDIAGTTRDIVKAEIHLDGMPLHILDTAGLRDTHDAVEQIGIARAWQAIEQANHVLVMVQAGDDIDPKDQAIIAQLPKNLSVTLIKNKIDLIKAQPSITKTAMGYEIALSAKHKQGLSLLIEHLKSIMGYKQTNESVFLARKRHLVALDKAQQHLSLAQTQLDLGAGELLAEDLRIAQDALSEITGRFTSDDLLGRIFSSFCIGK, encoded by the coding sequence ATGACTTTGATTTTGACTAATCAGCTTAAACAAAATTCTGACACAATCGTAGCGCTGGCCACACCACCTGGTCGAGGTGGTGTTGGTATTGTGCGTGTATCTGGCCCTGCTAGTGAACAGATTGCACAACAAATGCTCGGTTGCCTACCTGAAATAAAAAAAGCGCACTACGGTGCCTTCTACGCCCAGAATGGCGATATTCTTGATCAAGGAATTGCATTACGTTTTAAAGCACCCCATTCCTTTACTGGTGAAGATGTTTTAGAACTGCAAGGCCATGGCGGTCCCATTATTATGCAATGGCTCATTGAAAAAATTATCGCATTAGGCGCTCGTCCTGCCAGGCCTGGTGAATTTTCACAGCAAGCGTTTTTAAATGACAAATTAGACTTAACCCAAGCCGAAGCCATTGCTGACATAATTTCTGCGACATCGGCACAAGCTGCCAAAAGTGCATTACGTTCTCTTCAAGGTGATTTTTCCAAAGCCATTGAACACATGGTTGAACAACTGATTCGTTTGCGTTTGTATGTAGAAGCGGCGATTGACTTTCCAGAAGAAGAAATTGATTTTTTATCGGATAGTCATATCCAACAGCAATTAGATTTGGTTAAACAACAATTAACTTTAGTGTTAGAACAAGCGCAACAAGGCGCTTTACTGCGTGAAGGTATGTCTGTTGTTATTTTAGGTCAACCTAATGCGGGTAAATCTAGTTTATTAAATGCTTTGTCTGGTGAAGAGACGGCTATTGTTACTGATATCGCAGGCACAACACGTGATATTGTCAAAGCTGAAATTCATCTTGATGGTATGCCACTACATATCCTTGATACAGCAGGACTTCGGGATACTCATGATGCCGTTGAACAAATCGGTATTGCTCGTGCTTGGCAGGCTATTGAACAAGCTAATCATGTGTTAGTTATGGTACAAGCTGGCGATGATATTGATCCAAAGGATCAAGCCATTATTGCTCAATTACCGAAAAATTTATCCGTAACCTTGATCAAAAATAAAATTGATTTAATCAAGGCTCAACCTTCGATAACAAAAACCGCTATGGGTTATGAAATTGCGCTATCGGCGAAACATAAGCAAGGTTTGTCTTTGTTAATCGAACATCTAAAAAGTATCATGGGTTACAAGCAAACCAATGAAAGTGTCTTTTTGGCACGTAAACGCCATCTTGTGGCCTTAGACAAAGCTCAGCAACACCTATCTTTAGCACAAACTCAACTAGACTTGGGAGCCGGCGAACTGCTGGCGGAAGACCTGCGGATTGCACAGGATGCGCTTAGTGAAATCACCGGTCGTTTTACCTCTGATGATTTATTAGGTCGAATTTTTAGTTCCTTTTGCATTGGAAAATGA
- a CDS encoding MlaA family lipoprotein, which yields MKFITSLCVIFSLMLPTTISFANEGTVLDLLSNIEQTNQDSLNNPIPHLTTSTDPYENFNRRMFNFNLSFHQYVGEPVGRGYERITPQPIRTGVRNFFTNLRMPLNMLNNALQGNAEGTMSDIMRFSINTVFGFGGLLDIATPAGLPYQREDFGQTLYVWGIGKEANFLVLPFLGPSSTRDLAGLGVDYTVDPGYRYFLDASTEEHLTLTLVNQFDRYVDIIDFIDPLLTMDDPYIFFREASIQLRRNQLYNGSPPLDALDDFDFD from the coding sequence ATGAAATTTATAACGTCTCTATGTGTTATTTTTAGCTTGATGCTACCTACAACAATTAGCTTTGCTAATGAAGGTACTGTTCTCGATTTACTATCTAATATCGAACAAACTAACCAAGATTCTTTAAATAATCCCATACCTCATTTAACGACATCCACCGATCCTTATGAAAATTTTAATCGACGGATGTTCAACTTTAATCTTAGTTTTCACCAATACGTTGGAGAACCCGTTGGACGTGGCTATGAACGCATAACACCACAACCCATAAGAACCGGAGTAAGAAATTTTTTTACCAATCTTCGCATGCCATTAAACATGCTTAATAATGCCTTACAAGGTAATGCTGAAGGTACTATGAGCGATATCATGCGATTTTCAATCAATACGGTATTTGGTTTCGGTGGATTATTAGATATTGCTACCCCAGCAGGCCTACCTTATCAGCGTGAGGATTTTGGCCAAACACTTTATGTCTGGGGAATAGGTAAAGAAGCAAATTTTTTAGTTTTGCCTTTTTTAGGCCCTAGCTCAACCCGTGATCTTGCAGGACTCGGTGTAGACTATACTGTTGACCCTGGTTATCGCTATTTTTTAGACGCCTCAACAGAAGAACATCTTACATTAACCCTAGTCAATCAATTTGATCGGTACGTTGATATCATTGATTTTATTGACCCTTTGTTAACTATGGATGATCCGTACATTTTCTTTCGTGAAGCCAGTATCCAATTACGTCGCAATCAACTTTATAATGGCAGTCCACCTTTAGACGCCTTGGATGACTTTGATTTTGACTAA
- a CDS encoding ABC transporter permease yields MTFPRPSAWQIAFWALILVISLPLLRILASWFEPSSDIWLHLYQTRLSNIVSNTLLLLFGVAIGVTLLGVALAWVVALCEFPGRKILEWLLFLPFALPAYVIGFIYLGVFDFPGPVQSWLREQFGWAGLDIRAYGLTLVIVMTLVLYPYVYMLARTAFYAQNSALIESARLMGMNAWQVFWKVSLPMARPAIAAGAMLALMETLADFGTVTLYNYHTLTSAVFSVWENFRSLQVAAQLSTLLLVIAILLIFIERFSRGRARYDSRHRISYRPYKLTGMAGWSVTLIISLVVFLAFVLPLIQLIIWGWQAYAVEWDARYFSWMGNTFTLAGIAAFFTVSLAILLNAVRRHTRLSLASRIGLRFANLGYALPGSVLAVGIMLLIIELGEKIAPGYGIWLSSGVLALLLAYTVRFLAVAYGPIESHFDTITPSMIEAARSLGANQQQLISRIYLPILKPGLVIAAFMVAVDVMKELPATYLLRPYGWDTLAIRVYELSSEGLYDQAALPALMLLVLGLIALLGVAIINKHYQPTRAKNTDPFA; encoded by the coding sequence ATGACTTTTCCTCGACCTTCAGCTTGGCAAATCGCATTTTGGGCACTGATACTGGTTATCAGCTTGCCCTTGTTGCGTATTTTGGCTAGTTGGTTTGAACCCAGTTCAGATATTTGGCTTCATCTCTATCAAACCCGTCTGAGCAACATCGTCAGCAATACTCTTTTGCTATTATTCGGTGTTGCAATCGGCGTGACACTGCTCGGTGTGGCATTGGCTTGGGTCGTAGCACTCTGCGAATTCCCAGGCCGAAAAATACTCGAATGGCTGCTGTTTTTACCCTTTGCGCTACCGGCCTATGTGATCGGATTTATTTATCTTGGGGTATTTGATTTTCCTGGACCTGTTCAAAGCTGGTTGCGCGAACAATTTGGCTGGGCTGGTTTAGATATTCGCGCCTATGGATTAACCTTGGTCATTGTGATGACACTGGTACTTTATCCCTATGTTTATATGTTGGCACGCACCGCATTTTATGCACAAAACAGTGCCTTAATAGAAAGCGCACGACTAATGGGAATGAATGCTTGGCAGGTTTTCTGGAAAGTTAGTTTACCCATGGCAAGGCCTGCTATTGCCGCCGGTGCTATGTTAGCCTTAATGGAAACCCTAGCCGACTTTGGTACTGTAACTCTTTATAACTACCATACCCTCACCAGTGCTGTGTTCAGTGTTTGGGAAAACTTCCGATCCCTACAGGTTGCAGCACAGTTATCAACACTATTATTGGTCATCGCTATTTTATTAATTTTTATTGAACGCTTTAGTCGTGGACGAGCACGCTATGATTCACGCCACCGCATTAGTTATCGACCCTATAAACTCACTGGAATGGCTGGTTGGTCGGTCACACTAATCATCAGCTTAGTGGTATTTTTAGCCTTTGTGTTACCGCTGATTCAATTAATAATTTGGGGATGGCAAGCCTATGCGGTTGAATGGGATGCACGCTATTTCAGCTGGATGGGAAATACCTTTACCCTAGCCGGAATTGCAGCATTCTTTACAGTGTCGCTCGCCATTCTATTAAACGCAGTACGCCGCCATACACGACTGTCTTTGGCCAGTAGAATAGGATTACGATTTGCCAATTTGGGTTATGCGTTACCCGGCTCGGTATTAGCCGTCGGTATTATGTTATTGATTATCGAACTGGGTGAGAAAATAGCCCCTGGTTATGGTATTTGGCTAAGCAGTGGCGTTTTAGCCTTACTGCTTGCCTATACGGTACGCTTTTTAGCGGTAGCTTACGGGCCGATTGAAAGTCATTTTGATACTATTACGCCATCTATGATTGAGGCGGCGCGCAGTTTGGGAGCCAATCAACAGCAACTGATCAGTCGAATTTACTTACCGATTCTAAAACCAGGCCTGGTGATCGCCGCCTTTATGGTTGCTGTTGATGTGATGAAAGAATTACCCGCAACCTACCTGTTGCGACCCTATGGCTGGGACACTCTTGCAATTAGAGTCTATGAGCTTAGTAGTGAAGGGCTTTATGATCAAGCGGCTTTGCCGGCGCTGATGCTACTAGTACTTGGCTTAATCGCCTTACTGGGTGTGGCGATCATCAACAAACATTATCAACCGACCCGCGCAAAAAATACTGATCCGTTTGCTTAA
- a CDS encoding BCCT family transporter, whose product MRWLNALKNISIGCKPVFIPAVGLLLLLLILTLLVPNGMGQFFTASLSAVTYNFGWMIILAVAFFLIGLIIIAFSPWGQIPLGADQTAAKYPFWVWLAMIFSAGYGIALLFFGVAEPVMHYLNPPYADTHSSQLAQQSMQIAYFHWGFHIWAIYGLVGISLAYFSYRHKLPLALRSCFYPLIGQRINGPIGHSIDVIAILATTLGLATTLGLSVSQINAGLNTIWPNIPLATGVQISIILVLTLMAMISVAVGLDKGIKRLSIINMTLAIVLLTVVAIAGPTLIILERFIENTGLYLSGLVARTFNLQAYTSSDWLGNWTLFIFAWTIAWAPFVGLFIAKISQGRTLREFIFGVLLVPVSFTFLWFSVFGDTALFLIEQEGVEQLAQQVQQDHSLALFALFNELQLGLWISVLAMLLIMTFFITSADSGALVLASLSSGGALETALWQRLFWAGLLGAIASGLLLAGGLGALQTASILSAVPFTLVMLVMLVALFKALQAEQQRRSMLHESSPSSDYLNWQTRLTALKKPTTKHQLDKFFEQHLVPILRQVCETMDQQGWDVSLQQSDSQDSVELRVEFTDSIQSPFIYGVTKRSVDELSEMVYLAEVYLNSGPQAIDLYAWDKTAIADDVIKHFEAYLAFQQQTNLNLPWHS is encoded by the coding sequence GTGAGATGGTTAAACGCACTAAAAAACATATCGATTGGATGTAAACCGGTTTTCATCCCCGCTGTCGGATTATTGCTTCTGCTCTTAATCTTAACCCTGTTAGTGCCAAATGGCATGGGTCAGTTTTTCACAGCCAGTCTAAGTGCGGTCACTTACAACTTTGGCTGGATGATAATTCTCGCTGTTGCGTTTTTTCTGATTGGGTTAATCATCATTGCTTTTTCTCCATGGGGTCAAATCCCTTTAGGAGCAGATCAAACAGCGGCAAAATATCCTTTTTGGGTTTGGCTTGCTATGATCTTTTCTGCTGGTTATGGCATCGCCCTACTTTTTTTTGGTGTCGCCGAACCGGTCATGCATTATCTAAATCCACCTTATGCCGACACGCATTCATCACAGCTTGCGCAGCAATCCATGCAAATTGCCTATTTTCATTGGGGTTTTCATATTTGGGCTATTTATGGGTTGGTCGGGATTAGCTTGGCTTATTTCAGTTATCGTCACAAACTACCTTTAGCATTACGCTCTTGTTTTTATCCGTTAATAGGTCAGCGGATTAATGGCCCTATAGGTCATAGTATTGATGTTATTGCAATTTTAGCGACTACGCTTGGACTTGCTACCACCTTAGGCTTATCTGTAAGTCAAATAAACGCGGGTTTAAACACTATTTGGCCAAATATTCCTCTTGCAACAGGGGTTCAAATTAGCATTATTTTGGTTCTGACCTTGATGGCGATGATTTCAGTAGCAGTCGGCTTAGATAAAGGGATTAAACGCTTATCTATTATCAATATGACCCTTGCTATTGTGTTGTTAACTGTTGTGGCAATTGCGGGACCAACCTTAATTATTTTAGAAAGATTCATCGAAAACACCGGACTCTATTTGAGCGGTTTAGTTGCCCGAACGTTTAATTTACAAGCCTATACCAGTTCGGATTGGTTGGGTAACTGGACGCTGTTTATTTTTGCCTGGACCATTGCTTGGGCGCCCTTTGTTGGTCTGTTTATCGCTAAAATTAGTCAAGGGCGTACGCTGCGTGAATTTATCTTTGGTGTGTTATTAGTGCCAGTGAGTTTTACTTTTTTGTGGTTTTCAGTATTTGGCGATACGGCTTTATTTCTGATTGAGCAGGAAGGTGTTGAACAGTTAGCACAACAAGTCCAACAAGACCATAGTTTAGCCTTGTTTGCGCTGTTTAATGAACTGCAACTTGGATTATGGATTTCTGTTCTAGCGATGTTGTTAATTATGACATTTTTTATAACTTCAGCGGATTCCGGAGCCTTGGTTTTGGCCAGTTTATCAAGTGGCGGTGCATTAGAAACAGCACTTTGGCAACGACTGTTTTGGGCAGGCTTATTGGGCGCTATTGCATCAGGCTTATTATTGGCGGGCGGTTTAGGTGCTTTACAAACAGCATCTATCTTAAGTGCTGTGCCATTTACTTTAGTGATGTTGGTGATGCTTGTTGCCTTATTTAAGGCATTACAAGCCGAACAACAACGTCGGAGTATGTTGCATGAATCATCACCCTCATCGGACTATTTAAACTGGCAGACGCGCTTAACAGCTTTAAAAAAACCGACTACAAAACACCAACTCGATAAATTTTTTGAGCAACACCTAGTGCCTATTCTGCGTCAGGTATGTGAAACTATGGATCAGCAAGGTTGGGATGTGAGTTTGCAGCAATCAGATTCCCAAGATTCGGTTGAATTAAGAGTTGAATTTACTGATAGCATCCAATCACCGTTTATTTACGGTGTGACCAAGCGTTCTGTAGATGAACTTAGCGAAATGGTTTATCTTGCCGAAGTCTATTTAAACTCTGGTCCACAAGCAATTGATTTATATGCTTGGGATAAAACTGCTATTGCGGATGATGTCATTAAACATTTTGAAGCCTATCTTGCTTTTCAACAACAAACAAATTTAAACTTACCTTGGCATAGTTAA
- a CDS encoding nitroreductase family protein — MLTSIIKSRRSIFQFKPEVVPNTAINQCLEAAIWAPNHGLTEPWRFYVIGTQMHIRLASIYAELRASKRANKTDINNYQSVYDHAIKKFMSIPKLIFVGQAIDSDLVVQAEDFAACACAIQNFQLAAWELNLGVQWSTGPIINAPETANLLQIDPSKIQLIAALYIGYPKAIPNTSRRPYLELTQYYD, encoded by the coding sequence ATGCTAACATCTATAATAAAAAGTCGTAGAAGCATTTTTCAGTTTAAGCCAGAGGTGGTTCCTAATACGGCTATCAATCAATGTTTAGAAGCTGCAATTTGGGCACCTAACCATGGTTTAACCGAACCTTGGCGTTTTTATGTTATTGGGACTCAAATGCACATAAGGCTAGCATCTATTTATGCCGAACTTCGCGCTTCAAAACGTGCTAACAAGACTGATATCAACAATTATCAATCTGTTTATGATCATGCGATTAAAAAATTTATGTCTATTCCAAAATTAATATTTGTTGGTCAAGCAATTGATTCAGACCTCGTGGTTCAAGCTGAAGATTTTGCTGCTTGTGCTTGTGCCATCCAAAATTTTCAATTGGCGGCATGGGAATTAAATTTAGGTGTTCAGTGGAGTACGGGTCCTATAATTAATGCCCCAGAGACGGCCAATTTGTTACAGATTGATCCTAGCAAAATACAGCTAATAGCGGCACTCTATATAGGTTATCCTAAGGCTATTCCCAATACTTCCCGCCGACCCTACTTGGAATTAACCCAATACTACGATTAG
- a CDS encoding acetolactate synthase large subunit — MNAAQLFVKCLENEQVEFIFGIPGEENLDLVDALLDSEIRFITTRHEQGAAFMADVYGRLTGKAGVCLSTLGPGATNLVTGVADANMDNAPLVAIAGQAATTRMHKESHQVVDLVSMFKPITKYATQILEPDTVPEVVRKAFKIAQTEKPGASFIDFPENIAEMATLSQPLPVKHSRPTTASEKLIKEAVLAIQSAESPLILVGNGAIRANASAQVYALAKQRNIPTVNTFMAKGVVPFFKNATAMGTAGLQKGDYENGGFSKADLVICIGFDMVEYHPHLWNPRHQHRIIHIDPLPAEVDASYLPEIELIGDIASNLLQLSAMLNTRANFPLDHPLRDATMAEMNRCKVSQDFPLLPQKIIWDLRTAMKSNDIAICDVGAHKMWIARMFRAEKPNTCIISNGFAGMGIAVPGAIAAKLAMPNRAVVAVTGDAGFMMNSQEIETALRCETPIVILIWNDSQYGLIEWKQTRKYGRAAYIDFKNPDFVQYAQSFGAKGYRINQADELLPTLEQALKDNTVSVIDCPVDYSQNDRLTQLLGSVITEMHD; from the coding sequence ATGAATGCCGCCCAATTATTTGTCAAATGTTTAGAAAATGAACAAGTTGAATTCATCTTTGGCATACCTGGCGAGGAAAATTTAGACCTTGTTGATGCTCTATTAGATTCAGAAATTCGCTTTATTACCACCCGCCACGAACAAGGTGCCGCTTTTATGGCTGATGTTTATGGTCGCTTAACCGGTAAAGCCGGTGTATGTTTATCTACACTCGGTCCTGGCGCAACAAATCTTGTTACGGGCGTAGCCGATGCCAATATGGATAACGCGCCTTTGGTTGCTATTGCTGGGCAAGCTGCAACCACCCGCATGCACAAAGAATCTCATCAAGTTGTAGATTTAGTCAGCATGTTCAAACCCATCACTAAGTACGCTACTCAAATATTGGAACCAGATACGGTTCCCGAGGTAGTGCGTAAAGCTTTTAAAATCGCTCAGACTGAAAAACCCGGCGCCAGTTTTATTGATTTTCCAGAAAATATTGCGGAAATGGCTACCTTGTCACAGCCACTGCCTGTTAAGCATTCTCGCCCAACCACAGCTAGTGAAAAACTAATAAAAGAAGCCGTTCTTGCTATTCAATCGGCAGAATCACCTTTAATACTGGTTGGTAATGGTGCTATTCGTGCTAATGCATCAGCGCAAGTCTATGCACTTGCTAAACAACGAAACATACCGACTGTTAACACGTTTATGGCCAAAGGTGTTGTGCCTTTTTTTAAAAATGCTACTGCTATGGGTACCGCAGGTTTACAGAAGGGTGATTATGAGAATGGTGGCTTTTCAAAAGCAGACCTGGTTATTTGTATTGGTTTTGATATGGTGGAATACCATCCTCATTTATGGAACCCTCGACATCAACACCGCATTATTCATATTGACCCATTACCTGCCGAGGTTGATGCTTCTTATTTGCCTGAAATTGAATTGATTGGCGATATTGCTAGTAATTTGTTGCAACTGAGTGCTATGCTTAATACACGTGCTAATTTTCCACTAGATCACCCCTTACGTGACGCTACTATGGCTGAAATGAATCGCTGTAAGGTCAGTCAAGATTTTCCATTATTGCCGCAAAAAATCATTTGGGATTTGCGCACAGCAATGAAGTCAAACGATATTGCAATTTGCGATGTGGGTGCTCACAAGATGTGGATTGCTCGAATGTTTCGAGCTGAAAAACCTAATACCTGTATCATTTCAAATGGCTTTGCAGGGATGGGAATTGCTGTTCCAGGAGCAATTGCTGCCAAACTAGCAATGCCTAATCGTGCGGTGGTTGCAGTTACAGGCGATGCTGGATTTATGATGAATTCACAAGAAATTGAGACGGCATTACGTTGTGAAACACCGATTGTCATCCTTATTTGGAATGACAGTCAATATGGCTTAATCGAATGGAAACAGACCCGAAAGTACGGTCGTGCTGCTTATATTGATTTTAAAAACCCAGATTTTGTTCAATACGCCCAATCCTTCGGAGCTAAGGGTTACCGAATTAATCAGGCCGATGAATTGCTTCCTACACTTGAACAAGCGTTAAAAGACAATACTGTCAGTGTTATCGATTGCCCAGTAGACTATTCGCAAAATGATCGATTAACCCAATTACTAGGGTCTGTTATCACCGAAATGCATGACTAA
- a CDS encoding thiol:disulfide interchange protein DsbA/DsbL produces the protein MKQTKLTRRQAVRLTGAGLLSGLAFSKPALARLSPGIDYREVREIQSITPHSKQVTEVFFYGCPHCYNLQESLYNWLETKPNHVNFERMPAVLNNQSWIFMARVYYAADDLDISEQSNRTFFDALHRDRLPLTSLGTIAEFHSQFGVTSEQFIQSFNSFKVDQAVRRAQRRTQAYGIDGVPSLIINGRYLTDLTLSGGHQPLWQNVNTLLNLEA, from the coding sequence ATGAAGCAAACTAAGTTAACTCGCAGACAAGCTGTGCGGTTAACAGGAGCAGGCCTGCTTAGCGGGCTTGCTTTTTCAAAACCCGCATTAGCTCGCCTTAGCCCGGGCATTGATTATCGAGAGGTTAGGGAAATTCAATCCATAACTCCTCATTCAAAACAAGTCACTGAGGTCTTTTTTTATGGTTGTCCCCATTGTTACAACCTACAAGAGAGTCTTTATAACTGGTTAGAAACAAAACCTAATCATGTAAACTTTGAACGCATGCCTGCCGTATTAAATAATCAGAGCTGGATATTTATGGCTCGTGTTTATTATGCAGCCGATGATTTGGATATTTCAGAACAATCTAATCGCACCTTTTTTGATGCACTGCATCGCGATCGCTTACCACTGACATCCTTAGGTACTATTGCAGAATTTCATAGCCAGTTTGGAGTTACAAGTGAACAATTTATCCAGAGCTTTAATTCATTCAAAGTGGATCAAGCTGTTCGACGTGCTCAGCGTCGTACCCAAGCTTATGGCATAGATGGCGTTCCTAGTCTCATTATCAATGGACGTTATTTGACTGACCTTACATTAAGTGGTGGTCATCAACCGCTATGGCAGAATGTTAATACTTTGCTCAACCTTGAGGCTTAA